In Microbulbifer salipaludis, a genomic segment contains:
- a CDS encoding MraY family glycosyltransferase, which translates to MSGLLGSWLVPIIVGFAVTTSVLWLLLTRLGQLALDTPNHRSLHEAPVPRTGGWAVIAGVAVGLLVGPLSISPPIGLAFIALFSISLFDDLRPLNARSRFAVHSLSVMLVLYGLSPELAHFLLWIPLIIGGIWTINLYNFMDGMDGFAGSMTAIGFAALGLISFWNGAFELAGVCWLLASCSAAFLYYNWPQARIFLGDAGSTILGLSAFAIGLSGWQQGAFHWVAPLLIFCPFWLDATATLILRVVRGERWWEAHRQHVYQKMALKYGVKTSLFIELVVMLGTSLLTVFLVISGLL; encoded by the coding sequence ATGAGCGGACTCCTCGGGAGCTGGTTGGTACCAATAATTGTGGGATTTGCCGTCACCACATCCGTTTTGTGGTTGTTGCTGACGCGCCTCGGCCAGTTGGCGCTGGATACGCCTAACCATCGCTCCCTGCATGAAGCCCCGGTGCCGCGCACTGGTGGTTGGGCCGTGATTGCCGGTGTGGCCGTCGGGTTGTTGGTTGGGCCGCTATCCATTTCGCCGCCGATCGGTTTGGCGTTTATTGCGCTGTTTTCGATCTCTCTGTTCGACGATCTCCGCCCCCTGAATGCCCGAAGCCGGTTTGCTGTCCATAGTCTATCCGTCATGCTGGTGTTGTATGGCCTGTCCCCTGAGTTGGCGCATTTTTTGCTGTGGATTCCTCTGATAATCGGGGGCATCTGGACGATCAACCTGTACAACTTTATGGACGGGATGGACGGCTTCGCAGGAAGCATGACGGCGATTGGTTTTGCCGCACTGGGGTTGATCAGTTTCTGGAATGGCGCCTTTGAGCTGGCGGGTGTCTGTTGGCTGCTGGCTTCCTGTAGTGCTGCTTTTTTGTACTACAATTGGCCGCAGGCGCGAATTTTCCTTGGGGATGCAGGATCGACCATTCTTGGGCTATCGGCTTTTGCCATTGGTCTCAGCGGCTGGCAGCAGGGGGCGTTCCACTGGGTGGCACCACTGTTGATTTTTTGTCCATTCTGGCTGGATGCAACGGCCACGCTGATACTGCGGGTGGTGAGAGGGGAGCGCTGGTGGGAGGCGCATCGCCAGCACGTTTATCAGAAAATGGCTTTGAAATACGGTGTAAAGACGTCGCTGTTTATCGAGTTGGTCGTGATGCTGGG